A single region of the Drosophila takahashii strain IR98-3 E-12201 chromosome 2R, DtakHiC1v2, whole genome shotgun sequence genome encodes:
- the Cpr49Ae gene encoding endocuticle structural glycoprotein ABD-4 produces MKNFALCLLVALVSCCQAAPQKAEEPIAIINQESNIEPDGSYNYSYETANGIKAEETGTLKKATAPESSDVIIARGSVSYTAPDGTLITLNYTADDENGFQPQGDHLPTPPPIPPAIQKALDYLLALPPAKRR; encoded by the exons ATGAAGAAC TTTGCTCTCTGTCTGCTGGTCGCCCTGGTGAGCTGCTGCCAGGCTGCCCCCCAAAAAGCGGAGGAGCCGATCGCCATCATCAACCAGGAGTCCAACATAGAACCAGATGGTTCCTACAATTATTC ATACGAGACGGCCAATGGAATCAAGGCCGAGGAGACCGGAACTCTGAAGAAGGCCACCGCCCCGGAATCCAGTGACGTGATCATCGCCAGGGGATCGGTGTCGTACACCGCACCCGATGGCACCCTGATTACCCTGAACTATACGGCCGATGATGAGAACGGTTTCCAGCCGCAGGGCGATCATCTGCCCACTCCGCCACCAATCCCACCAGCGATCCAGAAGGCTCTGGACTACCTGCTCGCCCTGCCCCCGGCAAAGCGTCGTTAG